CAGCTGCTCGGCGGCGTCCGGCCAGGCGGCAAGCCGTCGGCCGGTGCTCGCCAGGGCGTCGAAGGCCTCCGCGGTGAGCCCGATCCCTTCGGCCAGCAGGACCTCCTCGAGCAGAGTTCGGCGCAGCTGCTCCGCCGGCATCCATTCCTCCTCACCACTCGCGATCCGCCTGGTGGCCGCGTGGAAGGCCTCGATCCACGCTTCGGCAGCCCGGGTGGAACGGACCTCGTCGATGCCGGCATCGGCGAGCGCGTCGTGGACCGCGCCGGTGACGGTGCCGACCTCGTCGACAAGCGTGCCGACGAGGTCGAAGACCACGGCGTCGAACTCGGGCAGGCTGTCTGAGAGCGTCATGACGATCCCGATCCTTACGCGCGTTCGATAGTCGGTCGCGCCCCAGGCCGTCCGGCCCCGGCCGCGGCCCGCCGGTTGCCCGGATACGCCGCGTCCATGCGCCCGGGCTCAGCCGGCGGCGTCCTCGGCGTTCTCGGTGCTCACGACGTGCTTGACGTCCTCGATTTCCTCGACCTTCACGCCGGTGAGTTTCTCCGGGTCGAGGATGAGGTCGATCTCGCAGATCCGCTCGTGCACGACGGTGAGGCCCGCTACGGCCACGAAGCCGCCCCGGCCGTGTGCGACCATGCCGGCGGCGCCGTTGACCAGCGCCGGCTTCCACAGGTGGGCGAAGCGCGGGCCCTGCACGGCGGCGTGCTCGGCGACCTCGCGCGCGCCGAGGACCAGGGGTGGAGTAAGCCAGTTGCCCGGTCCGGTGTCGATGCGCAGCCGTACGTCCGGGTCGAGCAGCTCCAGTAGCGACGTCACGTCGCCGCCGCGGGCCGCGGCCAGGAACGCCTCCGCGATCCGACGTTGCGTCGGCACGTCGGCGTCCGGCCGGGTCTCGCTGCCGTGCACCCGCCGCCGAGCCCGGCTGGCCAGCTGCCGCGTGGCCGCCGGGGTCTTCTCCACGATCGGGGCGATCTCCTCGAACGGCACGCCGAACATGTCGTGCAGCACGAACGCCAGCCGTTCGGCCGGGCGCAGACTGTGCAGCACCACCAGCAGCGCGAGCCCGACCGAGTCGGCCAGCAGGATCTCCTGCTCCGGGTCGGGGGAGTCGGCCGCGCTGATCACCGGCTCGGGCAGCCAGCTGCCGTGCAGGTCCTCGCGCCGGGCCCGGTCGGTCCGCAGCATGTCGACGCAGACCCGGCCGACGACGGTGATCAGCCAGCCGGACAGGTCCGCGATCGCCGAGCCGTCGGCGCGGCCCAGCCGCAGCCACGCCTCCTGCACAGCGTCGTCCGCGTCGGCGAGCGAGCCGAGCATCCGGTAGGCGACGGCGCGCAGCCGCGGCCGCTGGCGTTCGAACTGCTCGGCGTACCAGGCGGAACCGGCTGTGCTCTCGGCTGGGCTGCCGGGCGCGCTGCCAGTTGCGCTGCTGGGCGCGGGGTCAGTCACGGCCGAAGGCCTCGCGCTTGATCACCTGCAGCAGTGTAGGCGCGCCCTGACTGGTGGTCACCTCGACCGTACGGCCGGCGAACCGGTCCTCGCCGACCTGGCGGACCAGCAGATCGGCCAGATCCGCGCGGCTGGTGAAGACCCCCTCGAGCGGCCCGTCGCTCACCTCGTACGCCGAGACGTCGTCCGCGTCGAAGAGCCCGGCGGACCGGATGATCGTCCAGTCCACGTTGCTGTCGGCCACGATGCG
This genomic window from Actinospica robiniae DSM 44927 contains:
- a CDS encoding haloacid dehalogenase type II; protein product: MTLSDSLPEFDAVVFDLVGTLVDEVGTVTGAVHDALADAGIDEVRSTRAAEAWIEAFHAATRRIASGEEEWMPAEQLRRTLLEEVLLAEGIGLTAEAFDALASTGRRLAAWPDAAEQLSELAELTTVSTLTNASTCQVAEISSRHGLRWHATLSAALARTYKPAPAVYALAIEQLDLDPGRTLFVAAHPWDLRGAAASGFHTGYLARPHADAPEDEDEFDVHLNSLNELVEALR
- the sigJ gene encoding RNA polymerase sigma factor SigJ; translated protein: MTDPAPSSATGSAPGSPAESTAGSAWYAEQFERQRPRLRAVAYRMLGSLADADDAVQEAWLRLGRADGSAIADLSGWLITVVGRVCVDMLRTDRARREDLHGSWLPEPVISAADSPDPEQEILLADSVGLALLVVLHSLRPAERLAFVLHDMFGVPFEEIAPIVEKTPAATRQLASRARRRVHGSETRPDADVPTQRRIAEAFLAAARGGDVTSLLELLDPDVRLRIDTGPGNWLTPPLVLGAREVAEHAAVQGPRFAHLWKPALVNGAAGMVAHGRGGFVAVAGLTVVHERICEIDLILDPEKLTGVKVEEIEDVKHVVSTENAEDAAG